Sequence from the Curtobacterium sp. MCLR17_007 genome:
CGAGCCGCTCGAGTACTCGTTCATGTTCGTGGCGTTCCCGCTCTACGTGATCCACGCGCTCCTGACCGGCACGTCGCTCGCCCTCGTGAACGCGTTGGGCCTCCACGACGGGTTCTCGTTCTCGGCAGGTGCGATCGACTACGTGCTGAACTTCGGCAAGGCCGACGGGGCGATCTGGCTCATCCCGATCGGTCTCGGGTACGCGGCGATCTACTACTTCCTGTTCGGCTGGGTGATCAGGAAGTGGAACCTCCGGACCCCGGGTCGCGAGGAAGACACGATCGCGGAGAACACGATCGAAGCGGCCACCAAGGCCTGATCGCGACCGCCTACCGGCCGGGAGGCCCGGTGCCAGCTGGCACCGGGCCTCCCGTCTGTCCAGGGTTGCGTTGGTTTTGACAATCGTTATCAACTAGGGCTAGCGTTCTCGACATGCAGAACCGCCGCCTCCTCGCCCTGCCCCTCGTCGTCGGCGCCGCCGCGCTCGCCCTGACGGGCTGCGCCACGTCGCCCGCGTCGTCCGACGCCAGCGGTGACGGCACCGTCCGTGTCGTCGCGTCGACGAACGTGTACGGCTCGCTCGTGAAGACGATCGGCGGCGACCACGTCAGCGTGACGAGCATCCTCGACGACCCCTCGCAGGACCCGCACTCGTTCGAGTCGAGCGCGCAGACCCAGCTCGCGGTCTCGAAGGCCGACCTGCTCATCGAGAACGGGGGCGGCTACGACGACTTCATGACGACGTTGGCGAAGTCAGCGGACACGAAGGCGGACACGATCAACGTGGTCAAGCTCTCCGGGCTCGACGAGGGCGGCGACGCCGAGTTCAACGAGCACGTCTTCTACAGCTACCCGACGATGGTCAAGCTCGTCGCGGACGTGGCCGACCGGCTCGGCTCGCTCGACAGTGCCGACAAGGGGACCTTCGCGGCGAACGCGAAGAGCCTGACGACCAAGCTGCAGGACCTCGAGTCGCAGACCGCCGCCGCGAAGCAGTCCGACCAGGGCGAGAAGGTGGCCTACACCGAGCCCGTCCCCGGGTACCTGTTCGACGCGATGGGGCTCGACAACGTCACGCCCGAGGCCTTCTCCGAGGCAATCGAGGAGGGCGACGACGTCCCACCGGCCGCGCTCAACGACACCCTGAAGCTGTTCAGCGACCGCACCGTCAAGCTGCTGGCCTACAACGAGCAGACCTCGAGCCCCGAGACCGAACAGGTCAAGAAGGCCGCGGACAAGGCGGGCATCCCGGTGGTCGGTGTCACGGAGACGCTCCCGAAGGGGGAGGATTACGTCTCGTGGCAGCAGGCGAACATCGACGCGGTGACGGCGGCACTGGCGAAGTGACCGCGGTCCAGGACCAGACGCGCACCGCCGCTGCCCCGCGCAGCGGCGGTCCCGCCGTGCTCGCGCTCCGGGGCGCGGGGCTGGCGTACGGCGCGCGCCGACTCTGGGACGGACTCGACCTCGACGTCGCGCCGGGGGAGTTCGTCGCGGTGCTCGGACCGAACGGCGCGGGCAAGACCTCGCTGCTGAAGACCGTGCTCGGGCAGCAGCGGCTGACGAGCGGTTCGATGTCGTTCCTCGGGCGCCCGGTGCGTCGCGGCCACCGCCGGATCGGGTACATCCCGCAGCAGCGGCTGATGGACTCCGGTACCCCGCTCCGTGCCCGCG
This genomic interval carries:
- a CDS encoding zinc ABC transporter substrate-binding protein, yielding MQNRRLLALPLVVGAAALALTGCATSPASSDASGDGTVRVVASTNVYGSLVKTIGGDHVSVTSILDDPSQDPHSFESSAQTQLAVSKADLLIENGGGYDDFMTTLAKSADTKADTINVVKLSGLDEGGDAEFNEHVFYSYPTMVKLVADVADRLGSLDSADKGTFAANAKSLTTKLQDLESQTAAAKQSDQGEKVAYTEPVPGYLFDAMGLDNVTPEAFSEAIEEGDDVPPAALNDTLKLFSDRTVKLLAYNEQTSSPETEQVKKAADKAGIPVVGVTETLPKGEDYVSWQQANIDAVTAALAK